The following proteins come from a genomic window of Streptomyces sp. NBC_00539:
- a CDS encoding pyridoxamine 5'-phosphate oxidase family protein, with product MPHDVRHPTPAYLAFWRERHVCTLTTPRPDGSPHVVPVGVTYDPEAGLARVISNKHSKKVRNVLAAPNGVARVAVCQMEGRRWATLEGRATVVTDEASVADAVERYAQRYGRMPSPNPDRVVLEITLDRAMGRA from the coding sequence ATGCCCCACGACGTACGCCACCCCACGCCCGCATACCTCGCCTTCTGGCGGGAACGGCACGTGTGCACCCTCACCACCCCCCGCCCGGACGGCAGCCCGCACGTGGTGCCGGTCGGTGTCACGTACGACCCCGAGGCCGGGCTGGCCCGGGTGATCAGCAACAAGCACAGCAAGAAGGTCCGCAACGTGCTGGCCGCGCCGAACGGCGTCGCGAGGGTCGCGGTGTGCCAGATGGAGGGCCGGCGCTGGGCCACCCTGGAGGGGCGCGCCACGGTCGTTACGGACGAGGCGTCGGTGGCCGACGCGGTGGAGCGCTACGCGCAGCGGTACGGACGGATGCCCTCGCCGAATCCGGACCGGGTCGTCCTGGAGATCACCCTGGACCGGGCGATGGGCCGCGCCTGA